In Dermacentor albipictus isolate Rhodes 1998 colony chromosome 6, USDA_Dalb.pri_finalv2, whole genome shotgun sequence, the following proteins share a genomic window:
- the LOC139047016 gene encoding uncharacterized protein: protein MAFWEYTLAGFNDFLEQRRVAFAEPMPTCRVCSICGRLPSSTVLLPCGHALCEDCRGEVFEGMECPYDAIAFKERQLVRLRFELSDLEQLRVVCMVGGKKCATFAGKLCELRDHLRHSRIGEVKCAKCHRSVARDVAVDHYRQCCEGNTPPHSASEARVQRALEEIRGIREDLESLRQRASDERDGDDDLVNGTNALVEKLAGLERAVGEAREITNGVDREAVSLQSVSKKPVTPGPFRAASKRGVFNRMCKFTNVYAARDLLSQDKKEHDIYTESYTLGGYTFYLECMFSFSGSADNKDVNVKFILFLANGDWDDYVQWPFSKKVSLVIAHPTDATKDIGLTIHMEEHDVVKKPRPDSLNSGNSTEETKWNEIELQGYIVRNALYINVEFE, encoded by the coding sequence ATGGCGTTTTGGGAGTACACGCTGGCAGGCTTCAACGATTTCCTCGAGCAGCGACGCGTCGCCTTCGCGGAGCCGATGCCGACGTGCCGCGTCTGCAGCATCTGCGGCCGGCTGCCTTCGAGCACGGTGCTGTTGCCCTGCGGTCACGCTTTGTGCGAAGATTGCCGAGGCGAAGTCTTCGAAGGAATGGAGTGCCCCTACGATGCAATAGCTTTCAAGGAACGCCAACTCGTCCGGCTTCGCTTCGAGCTGTCCGACCTTGAGCAGCTGCGCGTTGTGTGCATGGTTGGCGGTAAGAAATGTGCTACATTCGCTGGGAAACTGTGCGAGCTGAGAGACCACCTGCGCCATAGTCGCATCGGGGAGGTGAAGTGCGCGAAGTGTCACCGATCCGTTGCACGCGACGTGGCCGTGGATCACTACAGGCAGTGCTGCGAGGGAAACACACCGCCACATTCTGCGAGCGAAGCGCGAGTACAAAGGGCCCTCGAAGAAATCCGAGGCATCAGAGAAGATCTCGAAAGCCTGCGGCAACGGGCGTCGGACGAGCGTGACGGTGACGACGATCTTGTGAACGGCACCAATGCGTTAGTTGAAAAACTGGCCGGCCTTGAGCGTGCAGTAGGCGAGGCACGGGAAATTACGAACGGCGTCGACCGAGAGGCTGTTTCTCTTCAATCAGTGTCGAAGAAGCCAGTGACTCCAGGACCTTTCCGTGCTGCGTCAAAGCGGGGCGTGTTTAACAGAATGTGCAAGTTTACGAATGTGTACGCCGCGCGCGACTTACTCTCGCAGGACAAGAAGGAGCACGATATATATACCGAGTCCTACACGCTAGGCGGCTACACCTTTTATCTGGAGTGCATGTTCTCCTTCTCGGGAAGTGCAGACAACAAAGACGTGAACGTGAAGTTCATCTTGTTTCTGGCCAACGGAGACTGGGACGATTACGTTCAATGGCCATTCTCGAAAAAGGTGTCGTTGGTAATCGCGCACCCCACAGATGCGACCAAGGACATTGGGCTGACAATCCACATGGAAGAACACGATGTTGTGAAAAAACCACGCCCTGATTCTTTGAATTCAGGAAACTCAACGGAGGAGACGAAGTGGAATGAAATTGAACTTCAAGGATATATAGTCAGGAACGCTCTCTACATCAATGTGGAATTCGAGTGA